A stretch of the Uranotaenia lowii strain MFRU-FL chromosome 3, ASM2978415v1, whole genome shotgun sequence genome encodes the following:
- the LOC129754771 gene encoding mucin-2-like translates to MSNSQRWIALLLLFSSLLVTLVESENLCLQKRSNSPSEMFAHDSDCQKYVTCVGRLAVVQKCPEGSWWDDSDKSCSTSVGKMCGGLKKLQLKYFLSRSADSEPEAEISCVEKTQTCPGIFDPGHLTLRPHEECQKYYICVSFIPLVMKCPKNLLFNAEICQCDFPENVQCDGDVTTTTVPTTTSAITPTTAPLATEAPTKPTESSSSEAPSTTPSTIEPETEEPTTEPATPTQTTTTEAPTTEVPPSEEPSTASSTDNPTTTTAEHITDNPTTESSTQMPTSEAPSPTIQSTTEPITEDPTTQPTSQTPIVIPSTEQTTTEPPPITTDSSTIPSSNPPDTEVPSTQPTTDIPTTSDVPTTVSTTAQPTTETPSIETTTSEASTTVITTSEEPTTTPSTDAPTTDNPTTTTAAPTSEVPSTTSSTNPPDTEVPSTQPTTEASTTVPPTVPPTDIPSTIEPSTEITTVQSTTETVTEVPTTQPATTLETTIAPTTDASTTEPSTSQTSPTDTTTSKATTTETPTTEPPSTIALTEAPVTDGTTTKNPSTETESSTSEEPSTIPSSNSPDTDVPSTQPTTEAPTTVPPTDIPSTTTTAEPTTDITTVQSTTEPVTEVSSTQPATTLETTTAATTDTPTTEPTTSQTLPTDTTTSKATTTETPTTESPSTIASTEAPVTDDTTTKDPSTVTEQTTSEEPSTIPSSNPPDTEVPSTQPTTEAPTTIPTTDIPTTSDVPTTVPTTDQPTTETPSIETTTSEASTTVIPTSEEPTTTPSTDAPTTDNPTTTTAAPTSEVPSTTPSTNPPDTEVPSTQPTTVPPTDIPTTTTTAEPTTISTIEPSTEITTVPSTTELATEVPSTQPATTLETTIASTSDTPTTTPTSETPTTEPPSTIASTEAPVTDDTTTTNPSTVTESSTTAPSTDAPITDDPVAPTQTPTTTTSSTSTTSSSTSTSTTTTTSTAKPTTTTSTTTVPTTTTTLSPEQKEVVQKTEELVKSLSELFEDFFNRFKPTGRMISR, encoded by the exons ATGTCGA ATTCCCAGCGATGGATTGCTCTGCTCCTTCTATTCAGTTCACTATTGGTGACACTAGtggaaagtgaaaatttgtgTCTGCAGAAGAGATCAAATTCGCCATCGGAGATGTTTGCCCACGACAGTGATTGTCAAAAATATGTAACCTGTGTTGGTCGACTGGCTGTGGTGCAAAAATGCCCGGAAGGCTCCTGGTGGGATGATAGTGATAAAAGCTGTTCGACCTCTGTCGGGAAAATGTGTGGTGGTTTGAAGAAACTTCAGCTTAAATATTTCTTAAGCAGATCAGCTGACAGTGAACCGGAAGCCGAGATAAGTTGCGTCGAAAAAACGCAGACGTGTCCCGGGATATTCGATCCTGGGCACCTGACCTTGCGTCCGCAcgaagaatgtcaaaaatattatatCTGTGTTTCGTTCATACCCTTGGTTATGAAATGTCCCAAAAATCTACTATTCAATGCCGAGATCTGTCAGTGTGATTTCCCTGAAAATGTACAATGTGATGGTGATGTGACTACGACAACTGTACCGACGACTACTTCGGCTATAACTCCGACTACAGCACCGCTAGCGACAGAAGCTCCTACGAAACCCACAGAAAGTTCTTCTAGTGAGGCACCGTCTACAACTCCATCAACTATTGAACCAGAAACAGAGGAGCCAACTACAGAACCTGCCACGCCAACACAAACGACAACTACCGAAGCACCCACCACAGAAGTTCCACCCAGTGAAGAGCCATCAACGGCCTCCTCGACTGATAATCCCACTACAACGACCGCAGAACATATAACGGATAACCCAACTACAGAATCGTCGACACAAATGCCAACAAGTGAAGCTCCTTCACCAACAATTCAATCGACTACTGAACCCATTACGGAAGATCCTACGACACAGCCGACGAGTCAAACACCGATAGTTATTCCATCAACAGAACAGACAACAACAGAACCTCCACCAATAACTACAGATTCATCTACAATTCCTTCGTCCAATCCACCCGATACGGAAGTTCCATCGACACAGCCGACAACAGATATTCCTACTACAAGTGATGTTCCGACGACAGTCTCAACTACTGCTCAGCCTACCACCGAAACACCTTCGATCGAAACCACGACGAGTGAAGCTTCTACAACAGTAATAACAACTAGTGAAGAACCTACAACCACTCCTTCGACTGATGCGCCAACTACGGATAATCCTACTACAACGACAGCAGCACCAACAAGTGAAGTACCATCTACTACTTCTTCGACCAATCCACCCGATACGGAAGTTCCATCAACACAGCCGACAACTGAAGCGTCGACAACTGTCCCGCCAACTGTTCCGCCAACTGATATTCCTTCAACAATAGAACCGTCAACAGAAATCACAACAGTGCAATCGACAACTGAAACCGTTACGGAAGTTCCTACGACACAGCCAGCAACTACGTTAGAAACTACCATAGCTCCTACAACTGACGCTTCGACAACTGAACCTTCAACAAGCCAAACTTCTCCCACAGATACTACGACTAGTAAGGCAACTACAACAGAAACACCAACCACTGAACCACCATCAACGATTGCTTTAACTGAGGCACCCGTTACAGATGGTACTACTACAAAGAATCCCTCTACAGAGACAGAATCGTCGACAAGTGAAGAACCATCCACAATTCCTTCGTCCAATTCACCCGATACGGATGTGCCATCGACACAGCCGACAACTGAAGCGCCGACAACTGTTCCGCCAACTGATATTCCTTCAACTACAACGACCGCTGAACCTACGACGGATATTACAACAGTGCAATCGACAACTGAACCCGTTACGGAAGTTTCTTCGACACAGCCAGCAACCACTTTAGAAACTACCACAGCTGCTACAACTGACACTCCGACAACTGAACCTACAACAAGCCAAACTTTGCCCACAGATACTACGACTAGTAAGGCAACTACAACAGAAACACCAACCACTGAATCACCATCAACGATTGCTTCAACTGAAGCACCCGTTACAGATGATACTACTACAAAGGATCCCTCTACAGTGACAGAACAGACGACAAGTGAAGAACCATCCACAATTCCCTCGTCCAATCCACCCGATACGGAAGTTCCATCAACACAGCCGACCACAGAAGCACCGACAACTATCCCAACAACAGATATTCCTACTACAAGTGATGTTCCGACGACAGTCCCAACTACTGACCAGCCCACCACCGAAACACCTTCGATCGAAACCACGACGAGTGAAGCTTCTACAACAGTAATACCAACTAGTGAAGAACCTACAACCACTCCTTCGACTGATGCGCCCACAACGGATAATCCTACTACAACGACAGCAGCACCAACAAGTGAAGTACCATCTACTACTCCTTCGACCAATCCACCCGATACGGAAGTTCCATCGACACAGCCGACAACTGTTCCGCCAACTGATATTCCTACAACTACAACGACCGCTGAACCTACAACGATTTCAACAATAGAACCGTCAACAGAAATAACTACAGTGCCATCGACAACCGAACTAGCTACGGAAGTTCCTTCGACACAGCCAGCAACTACGTTAGAAACTACCATAGCTTCTACAAGTGACACTCCGACAACCACACCTACATCAGAAACACCCACCACTGAACCACCATCAACGATTGCTTCAACTGAGGCACCTGTTACAGATGATACTACTACAACGAATCCCTCTACAGTGACGGAATCGTCGACAACAGCTCCCTCGACTGATGCACCCATAACGGATGATCCCGTAGCCCCTACGCAGACGCCAACAACGACCACATCATCAACTTCAACAACGTCTTCATCAACTTCAACTTCAACAACTACAACAACTTCAACAGCAAAACCAACGACAACAACGTCAACGACAACGGTGCCTACTACCACGACAACGCTGTCTCCGGAGCAGAAAGAAGTGGTACAGAAAACGGAAGAACTGGTCAAATCGCTTAGTGAACTTTTCGAGGACTTCTTCAATCGGTTCAAACCAACCGGGCGGATGATTAGTCGGTGA